AAGGCGACATTATCGAGGGGGCTTATGCCAACGCTGATTTATTCTTCTTCCCTTCTTATGAAGAAACCGAAGGCATTGTTGTGTTAGAAGCCCTTGCCAGTCATCAAAAAGTTTTGGTACGCGATATTCCAGTCTACCACGGTTGGCTCAAAGATCAACAAAACTGTTATATGGGTACCGATAATGCGCAATTTAAGCAATTAATTCAAGCAATCATTGAACAGCGCGTTCCCGACTTAACCGAAGCGGGTTATCAAACCGCTGAATCTAAACAGATTACCGCAATTGGCCGTGAATTAGCCGCCGTCTATCAGCATGTCTTAAACCCTGATGAATCAAATCCCATTTACACGCAAATTATGCAGCCTACCTTAAAACTTTAAGTTTCCGTTTAAATCATGTCATGCACTTTGCGCTGGCTTCATTTGGGCGGTAAAATAAGTCAATGACGCGCTTTAGATTGATTTTGAAAGGATGTCACATTTCTTGAAACTCACAAAACTGAAACAATTTATGGCCACTAAGCTTGGCTTTTTAAGCCTATTAGTCTTTTTATTTTGGGTTAAAACTCTGTTTGGTTATTTCACCGATTTTAACCTCGCAGCAAGCGATCCCCTACAAATGGTCATTTTATTCTTCAATCCGCTTGCGACCACCCTACTGGTTCTAGGGATTTTGCTATATATTAAACAGCCAATTGTCAGCTATTGGACCGGTCTAGTAATTTATACGGCTAACACGGCGCTCTTGTATTTTAATGTCATTTATTACCGACAGTTCACCGATTACATGACGATTAACACCATTCTAGGCTATTCGAAAGTTTCGGCAGGCCTCAGCAAGAGTTCGTTAGCCCTAATGAACTGGCACGATGCACTCTACTGGCTAGACATTATCGTTTTAGCCGTTTTAATCCTATTAAAGGTCATCAAGATTGATCACCGCCAATTCCCTAAACGGTGGGCATTTAGTATCACGTCCTTAGCCGTTTTGTTATTCGGTGTTAATCTTGGTCTGAGTGAAATCAGCCGGCCGCAGATTCTCTCACGGACTTTTGATCGGAACTATATTGTTAAATACCTCGGTATCGACACTTTTACCGTCTATGATGCGGTTAAAACCACCCAGAATAATCAAGTACGGGCCCAAGCCGAAAGTTATGACTTAGACCCCGTCTTAGATTTCACCAAGCAACACTATGCCGCCCCCAATGCTGATTATTTTGGTGCTGCTAAGGGTAAAAATGTGATTGTTATCCATCTCGAAAGTTTCCAACAATTCTTAATTGATTTCAAATTTGAAGGTCAAGAAGTCACACCATTTTTAAATAGTCTCTATCATAATCAAAATACATTGGCCTTTTCCAACTTCTTCAATCAAGTAGGCCAAGGTAAAACCAGTGATGCCGAAAACATGCTTGAGACCGGTGTTTACGGATTACCTCAAGGTTCAGTTTTCACGACCCTTGGTTCCGACAATACCTTCCAAGCAGCACCTTCAATTCTCAAACAAAATGGCGATTATACCAGCGCTGTTTTCCACGGGAATGTTGGGACGTTCTGGAACCGGAATAATGTTTATAAAAACTTTGGTTATAACTATTTCTTCGATTCTAGCTATTTTAATACAAGTCCTGATAATGTCTTGCAATACGGCCTCAAAGATAAGCTCCTTTTTGGCCAATCGATTAAATATCTAGAACAATTACAACAACCGTTCTACACTAAATTCATCACCGTTACCAACCATTTCCCATTCCCACTGCCCAAAACAGACGGTGATTTCCCACGAGCAACAACCGAAAATCCAGCTGTCAATAACTACTTTGCAACCGCGCATTATCTCGACCAGTCACTTGCTGAATTTTTCAATTATTTGAAGAGTGCTGGCCTCTACGATAAATCGATGATTGTGTTATATGGCGATCATTACGGTCTTTCAAACTCCGATAATAAAGCTTTATCCGGCGTTTTAGGTCGCGATTATGATACTTGGACCGATAACGATAATGCGCAATTACAGCGCGTCCCTTACATGATTCATATGCCTGGCTTGAAAGGTGGGGTTCAAACCCAATATGGTGGTGAAATCGATGCCTTGCCAACCCTATTGCATTTATTAGGCATCAACAGCCAGAATTATGTGCAATTTGGCACGGATCTCCTTTCCAAACAACACGATCAAGTCGTCGCCTTCCGGAATCACAACTTCGTCACACCAGATTACACGGTATTAGACGGCACTATCTACCAAAATCAAGATGGTACAGAAGTGACTCAACCAACGGCTAAGTTGCAAAAACAAGTTGCTAAATGGCAAAAACAAGTCAATCATGAACTCAGCCTCTCAGATTCAGTGAATGAGAAGAATCTCCTCCGTTTTTACACACCAACCGGCTTCAAACCGGTTGATCCAGCTGATTATAATTATCAAACCGGCTATCAACAACTCGTCGACATTCAAAATAAGCTAGGCACTAAATCAACAAGTGTGCTTTCCCAAAACAAGGGTAAATCAACAGTGCCATTATTTAAAACAGATGCCCCTGAGTTAGCGGATGATCAATCTAGCTTAACTGAAGTCCCTAAAAGTAAAGCTTTAAAAGATAGTGCAACTACCGCAAGTAGCAGTAGCTCAGAAGCCAGTCAATCAGCAGCTGAATAGTCTTAAACAAAAAGCGTCATTCCGCATATGGAATGACGCTTTTTTATGTTTAACGCGTTAATACTTGTTTCTTAAAACTCTCAAAAACAGATTCTTGTACCGTTGTGAAGATGATAATTAATTTATTATCAGCCGCAATCTTACGCACATCATTTAATAATTGGCGTGCATCGCTTGGTGCTAGTTGATCCAAATAACTTGCTAGTACAAAAACCTGCTGTTGGTTCGCTAACCCCCGAATAAATTGGATCCAGAACTGGTCGATGGGTTTTAAGGCACTCCCCAGTGTTGTCCGAACCTTCTTGACATATTGATTAGTCAAAGTGCTAATTACCGACTGGTCGGCATCTTTAGGTAATAATAAATTATCCCACCCCGATAAGAATGGTAAAATTTTAGGTTGGGCATAATCAATCGTAAAAGGCTGTTGTGGTAGCTGTAAGCCCGTCTTTAACAACTCTGGTTGACTGAAATAAATCTGACCGGCTCTTAAAGGTTGTTTATTTAACATACCGACTCACCTCTTGCATATTTTTTCTTAAAGCGGCTAACTTGAATTCCGCTAATTATTAGAACCGGTACTCCTAAGCTAATGACCGCTTGCCATAGTTGTCCAAAAATCTGATTAGTTAATGTTTGTTTACCATTATTATGAAGAGTCGGATTTAAAAGTGAATGACTGCTAAAGTCCGTCAAATGATTCTTAAAAAGTGGGTTTAATGTTTTAGGCGCTTTTTGCATGGTCTCTAATGGTTGGTGCCAGTAATGATTGACTGCTTCTAAGCCCCGCCAGAACGGCTGATTAACAATTAGTAACAAAAAGCTAACTGTTAAAATGGCGAAAAATAACAGACACAACGCGGTTAACCCATAATACAGGGTAACTTTTGTTCGCGTCCAATTTGCGCTGAGAAAAGTTTCAATATCACGTGCCAAAATTTTAAATGCCACCCAGCTAATGATTACCGTGCTAATGACACCCACTATTAGCAATAAATAATAAGCGATTTGATACCGTCCTAACACGATTTGATTAGCATGTAGAAGGTTTTTTACCGGATAACCAGCTGCCACTTTTTCAGCCGCTGTAAAATGAGCCAATTGGCTTTTAAGTTGAGTCAAGTTATGTTGTTCTAACCGAATCAAGCCCAAGATTATCATAGCCAAGCCTAGAAATAGGCAATCTAATAGATAAATCGCTAGTGACTGTCGCCAATAATAACGAATATTGGCCGGAATCGATTTCAAGAAAAACATAGACTCACCTCCTAATAGAAACAGTGTAAAGCTAAAGTGTGAAAAAAATATGAACTATCTGGTAAAAAAATAAAAAAGTCAGTATAAAAATATTTTATACTGACTTCTCATTATCATTTAAATGATTCTTTAGTTTGAATTTGAACAACTATCCCATACAGAATTGCTGTGATTAACATAGCGATAAATGTTGCACCGGTATAAGCGTGCACGATTGCGAATTGGTTCAAAATTAAATAACTGATAACGCCGACTCCCCAACTAAACATCGCTGTTAAATGGTAGCCTTTTGTGTACCAATATGGCCCAGCAATCGTATTAAGCGCGTCCACTTGATATTGTCGCCGTCTAATCCAAAAATAATCGACTAAGAAAATGGCAATCTCTGGTCCTAAGAACATTCCAATACTGTCTAAGAAAGTTTCAAAAGTCGTCAAAAATGAAGCGACATAAACTGGGATAAAAGTCACAACCGTTGCCAACAAAGTGACACACCAGAGTGCTGGCGTTAACTTGAGCTTTGGAAAAATATTAGTGAGCGCCGAACCAGCAGCCATTAAATTAACGGCATTCGCGGTCGTACTGGTAATTACAATCACCAACAAGGCCAAAACGCCGAGTCCTAATTTGGCAGCAATCGTACTTGGATCAGCATTATTAGGATCAAAGTGATTCAACGTAATCGCAGTCGCAATTGTCGCTGTCAAACCAATGAAGGCAAACCAGAATAAGCCGATATTCGCGCCTAGGAATGAATAAACCGTAGCGGCCTTCTTACGCTTAGCAAAGCGGCTAAAGTCAGCAGCTGCTGTGACCCACGCTAAATTAAAGGCCGCCAAAATATCGATGGCCCGGCCAGCTTCCAGACGAAACTTGGTAGCTGGCAGCCAAGCCACCAAATCTTTAAATGGCACCATTTTAAAAACAATAATTGATTCCCAAGTCACTAGGATAATCACGAGTACAATCCCAATCCGTTCGATCCAACGAACAGATTTTTCACCTAACGAAATGCTGATAAGATGCAAAATCGACATGATAATGATCCCCACGACTAGGCTCAAACGGTTCGTAGTGGCATCATTGCCCGACCAGCCCATAATTTCTTTCAAAATAAAACTCACAGAAGTCGCCGCAATGTAGGTATTGACAGCTGCCCAACCGATGAACTGCACCACGTTAATCAGTGATGGTAAGACTGAACCTTTGACGCCAAATGAAGCACGTGTTAAACCCATTGCACCCACGCCTGTTTGGTAGCCCATATAAGAAGCAAGCGCTAGTAAGATATAGGATAAACAGCCGATGGCAATCAACAATGTGGAGCCTTGAATAAGACCGGTTGCGGCAATAATCCCGCCGATGTACCACGTCCCATTATTAGCGTTGGCACCTATCCAGGTGGCGAATAAATCCCAATCACCCATCGTTCTTTCAGACTTAGCGACTGAGTGAATCGTGTGTTGTTTTGCCATATTATCTCCTCCAACTTCGACCATCACAAACAAAAAAGGCCCACTCCAAAACAGAGCGAGGCCATAGTATCCCGATAGTCGCTCCTTTGTCAGCCTCTCTGGACTGCACTTAAAAGGAATTATATTTATAAGCATTGTATTAAACCTACTTGCCAAAGTCAACCCAGTATTGTTATACTCACTATTAAAAAATAGCGAGGATGGATTCAGATGCTTATTCAAAACGTTCATATCGAGAACCAGACAGCCTTAAAATCAATTAGAATTGAAAACGGTCTTATCACAGCGATCGAATCCCATCTTGAGCCCCAACAAAATGAAAAAGTAATTGATGGTCAACAACAATTAGCACTCCCACCGTTTGTTGACCCCCACGTTCATCTCGATTCAACACTAACCGCCGGACAACCAGAATGGAATGAATCCGGCACACTTTTTGATGGTATTCGAATCTGGTCTGAGCGTAAAAAAACATTAACGCACCAAGATGTTAAAGAACGGGCCCTTAAAGCCCTTAAAATGCAGGCTAGTCACGGCGTCCAATTTGTTCGCTCACACGTTGACGTTACCGATCCTGAATTGGTCGCTCTTAAAGCGCTGATCGAGGTCCGTGAAGAAGTGAAGGACTGGATGACATTGCAACTGGTTGCCTTCCCCCAAGAAGGGATTCTCTCCTTTCCAAACGGTAAGGCACTAATGACTAAGGCCGCTCAACTAGGGGTGGATGCCATTGGTGCCATCCCCCATTTCGAATTCAATCGAGAATACGCTGTCGAATCCTTAAAATTTGCCTTTGAATTAGCCCAAGAATATGATTTATTATTCGATGCGCACACTGATGAAATTGATGATCCTAATTCACGGAGCCTCGAAACAGTCGCCACACTCGCCCTAGAAACTGGCATGAAAGATAAGGTAACAGCTTCACATACAACGGCAATGGGCTGTTACAACGATGCCTACATGTATAAGCTAATGCGCTTATTAAAAATGGCCGACCTTAATTTTATCGCTAACCCTTTAGTTAACTTATTTTTGGGCGGGCGTTTTGACACCTATCCCAAACGTCGTGGCCTCACCCGGGTCAAAGAATTAACCGCTAACGGCTTGAATGTTGCGTTTGGTGAAGATGATATTCAAGATCCTTGGTATCCGATGGGCGATGGTAACATGTTAGATGTCCTCCATGCCGGTTTACATGCTACACAAATGATGGGTTACACCGAAATCATGAACGCTTACCGCTTCATTACCCATAACGGCGCGCGGGCGATGCACGTCACTGATCAATATGGCCTTGAAGTTGGAAAACCTGCCAACTTCATCTTAATGGCTAGTGATAATTTCTATAACGCACTTAATCAACGAGCCGCTGTTACGCTATCAATCCATGCTGGTCGTATCATTAGTGAAACCCAACCAGCGACTACTCAGTTATTTATTTAAAAGCTAAAAAAACGCAACCTTATAGGCTGCGTTTTTTGTTTGCGTAATTATTAATTAGCATCAGTTGTGACTGTTTCGTCTGGGAAAGTTAATGTAAAGGTTGTCCCTTGATCCGGTTCGCTTTGAACCTCAATAGTCCCATGATGCAATTGGACTAGTTGATGGACAATCGCTAGACCCAAACCAGACTCGCCGTATTTGGTATTCTTCCGGGAAGGATCAGCTTTATAATACCGTTCCCAAATATTCTTAACTTGCTCAAGGGTCATTCCAATCCCCGTATCACTAACCGTCAGAATGGTTTCGTGGAAACCAGCTTCTGCGGTGACTGTAATCTGGCCATCACTAGTAAATTGAATGGCATTTTGTATGATATTAAACATGACCTGAACAAAACGATCGTAATCAGCATAGATTGGTACCTGTTCTTGGGCTTCAAGTACGATGGTATCACCGGCATCCGCCGCCTTTTTCTGGAGTTGTTCTTGAATATTTTGCAAAGCTTCTACCGCATTAAATGTTTGTTGATTCAATTTAATTTGGTTCGTTCGAATCTTTTCATAATCCAAGTTTTCATTAACCAAACGAATTAAACGATTGGTTTCATTTTGCATTAACGAAATACTCTTTTCTCGCATTTCTTCTGGAATGGCATCGTAGGCTAAGCCTTCCAATAGCCCCTTCACCGTCGTTAATGGCGTCCGCATTTCGTGTGCAGCATCGGCCATAAACTGACGACGGCGATCTTCTTGCCGCTTAATTTCGGCCTCAGATTCATTCAGCGAGTGGACCATTTCGTTAAAATCTGTTGCCAAATCATCCAGCTCATCCTTACCAGGATTATCGATATGCACATCAAAATCCCCTTCAGCAACCAGATGGGTCGCATTTCGTAAGCGACTAATCCGATAAATCTGGTAGCGCGCTAAGACGTAACTGAGTAAGATCCCACCAATCGTCGAAAGTAAGAAGGCAATCAATAAGTTCTTGCGCATCGTTACTAAGCCCGACTTAACATTTTTGATGGAAGAACCCACGCCAATGACATAAATCAACTTATCATTATAGAAAACTGGTTTAAAAACAACCAGTTGATCTTGATCATTGTTAAATTGCCGGGAGTCCTTGCGCATACTAAGCCGTTGGACCTGCCCCTTCTTTAGATATTGCCAATACTTTTTCTTAATCGAAACGTTTGTATTAGGTGCTGGGTAGACCATTTCATTTTGCGCATTAAAAAAGTTAAAGCTAACTCGTTGTTGCGACAGGATGGCTTGGCTATCATCAATAAACTGTTTGGATAACGTTGCTTGTGCGCCCTGTTTGAACGCTTCACGTTCAATAACTGATGCGTAACCTTCCAACTGATCCCAAGTATTATTATAAGCCGTCTTGGTTGAGTACTGCGTAAACGCAATGCCAACAATCACGATGGTCGTCATAATAACCCCAAAAAAGGCCAGCATCCACTGATAAATCAGTTTCATTAGCGCTTATTAACCGCTGAATCATCAAATTTGTAGCCGACACCCCAGACCGTCTGGATCACTTGGGGACCAACCTTTTCGATCTTTTGACGGAGTTTTTTAATATGGGCATCGACTGTTCGTTCATCACCAAAATATTGGTAATCCCAAACAAGTTCTAACAGCTGCTCGCGTGAGAAAACTTGACGGGGATTCTTGGCTAAAGTCTTCAATAAATCAAATTCTTTGGGCGTGAGGTCCAAAATTGGTTCGTCCATTAAATAGGCCTCGCGCGTCTTAGAACTCATTTTGAAGTGATCCGTTTGTACATCATAATCAGCGTTATCAGTTTCTTCAGATTGCGCCTCTTCAGCAATGACTTGCTCATCAACTAATTCAGCACGACGATGAAGCGCCTTAATCCGAGCAATCAAGGTAATCGGACTAAAAGGCTTGGTCACATAATCATCCGCACCCAATTCGAGCCCTAAGACCTGATCACTCTCTGAATCACGGGCCGTTAACATAATAATCGGTACCACTTTAGATTGTTCACGAATCTTTTGGGCGACTTGCATCCCGTCCATCCCCGGTAAGTTCAAATCTAACGTAATAATATCCCAACTATCAGGCTCAACACTAAATTGTTCCACCGCTTCATTACCATCATACGCAAAGTGGGCATCCCACGCTTCTTTTTGAAAGAACATGCCCATCATTTCAGAGACCGACTTATTATCTTCAACCATTAATATTTTCATTAGAATTCCTTCTCTTTTGTGTGATTATATTCTTATTATACAGTATCTTAACCAATGGCGGATGAATTAAATATGAAGAAGCTATGAAATTTACACCCCATTGACGCATCTTGACACGCTTGTTAAAATTAATTTATAATTTAAGTGCTTTATACGCAAGTCAAAAATTAATTTCTACCCCGTCACTAGTCTTTTATAAAATTAAATCTCCTGTAAGCTAGGGCTTAACCAATTGGTTAGGCCCTTTTTTAATGGCCCATCAGATTATAGGAGATGGTCAACTTGATCGAACACGAAGTACTTTTATTCAAAAACCTGAAGATTCTTCAAGATTTGAAGTTTATGATTTACAAACGAACTACACCAGCAATCGACTTTCATTGCTTTGGGATTCTCTACCTCGAAGTCAAGCAACAAAAGATTGACCTCGCAGCAGAATATCAGGCTTTAAAAGGTGACCATTCATTGGACGAAATTGCTCAGACGATCGTTAATCACTATCAGCTATCGTAGTTTTACTCGGAGGTATATCAATCAAGTGCATGAACCATTTAGTCATCTTTCAAACCAGAAGGACGTTTATTTGCATGCCTGCTGAAACCATGCTAGCATGGAGTTTATTACGCTATTAGGAGGCACTTATTTTGACCTATAAAGGACTTGTATTTTTTGATCTTGACGGGACACTTTACAATGAACACTCTCGCGTGGACCCAGCAGTCGCCATCGCTGTTAAACAATTACGCGCCAATCACTACCTCCCAATCATTTCAACTGGCCGCTCACCACTTGAAATTCAAGAGGCGCTAGCAATCACCGGTATTGACTCGTTCATCGCATTAAACGGCAGTTATATTCAATTTGAAGGCCAACCAGTTTATCAAGGAACGATTCCAACTAAGACGATTGAAAAAGTAGTTACAATCGCCAAAGAAGCTGGCGAAGCAGTCGCCTTTTATGATGAGCAAGCCATCCGAATTACAAATATCACACAAGCTGCCAAGGATGCCTATGCTGAGGTCAATGCGCCATTACCAAGCGTTGATCCAGAATATTATTTAAACCATCCAATTGAAATGTTATTAATTTTGACGAACGATAACGATGCCGCTTATGCAACGGACGAGTTAACGTTCTACCGGAACACGCCTTATTCCATCGATACGGTTGAAAAGAACGGTTCTAAACAAACTGGGATTAAGCGGCTACTCGCTTCTCAAGGATTAGAAAGCCTTCCGACTTACGCTTTTGGTGACGGTCGTAATGACATTCCAATGCTCAGCTACGTCGATTATCCAACAGCCATGGGCAACGGGATTCCAGAAGCCAAGGCCCAAGCCAAATACATCACATCAGCAAACGTAGACGGCGGCATTATTGAAGGCTTAAGACACTGGTCATTAATCTAAATAACAACTAACACTTTTTTTAATCATTTAAACACCTTTCCGTTTGCACGGCATGGTGTTTTTTTATTGCTTATCCCTATTGACTGTTTGCTCCTTCACAGCTTACAATAATAACTATTTACTACTAATAAACGGTTAATCAAAGGAGTCCTATTATGTCCAAACATTCTTTATTTGCTAAAAAGAAAATCGATGCGAGCCAATTTAAAAATGGCTTACTTGAACGAAACTTAACCGCAGTTGGCTTAACTGCGATGGGGGTTGGTGCCGTCGTAGGGGCCGGTATTTTCATCACACCCGGAATCATTGCCGCTAAGTATGCTGGGCCAGGGGCAATGTTATCTTACTTATTAGCGGCCGTCGTTTGTGCACTGGCAGCCCTTTGTTATTCTGAATTTGCTTCCACTATTCCACTAGCTGGTAGTGCCTACACTTATGTCTACACCGTCTTTGGCGAACTAGTTGCTTGGATTTTAGGCTGGGCATTGGTTTCGGAATATTTATTTGCAGTTGCTTCGGTTGCAGTTAGTTGGTCAGCTTATTTTCAAAATTTAATGGCCGGCTTTGGGCTTCATTTACCAACTGCGCTTTCGGCAGCGTGGGAACCTGGAAAACCAGCTGGCGTTAACTTGATTGCTGGCATTGTCGTTTTAATTGTCGGCTTCTTACTCTCAAATGGTATGCGTGAATCAACTCGGATTAATACCATCATGGTCGGCGTTAAGATCGCCGTCATTGTCATTTTCCTCGGCGTTGCTATTTTCTACGTTAAGCCAGCTAACTTCCACCCATTCCTCCCTTATGGCGCATCTGGTGTCTTATCTGGTGCTGCCCTAGCCTTTTACGCTTATATTGGGTTTGACGCTGTTTCAACAGCCTCTGAAGAAGTTATTAACCCCCAACGTGATATGCCAATCGGAATTATCGCCTCATTGTTGATTGCTTCATTATTATATGCCGCTGTCGCAACCGTATTAGTAGGTGTTGTTCACTATACAAAATTAAACGTTGGTGATCCAGTGGCCTTCGCACTGCAATTGATGCATCAAAACTGGGTGGCTGGGATCATTTCATTAGGTGCGGTAGCCGGGATGACAACTGTTTTACTCGTAATGACTTACGGTGGAACCCGGTTAATCTTTGCAATGAGCCGTGATGGTTTATTACCAGCTGTCTTTGCTAAGATTAATCCTAAAACCCACGTGCCAGTTGCCAATACTTGGATTTTCGCAGTCGTTACCAGTGTCGTGGCTGCCCTCGTACCCCTTGATAAAATTGCCGAATTGGTTAATATCGGCACGCTCTTTGCCTTTGCAACGGTTTCATTAGGCGTCATCTTCTTAAGAAGAATTCCAAACTACAATGAGTTACCTCAAGGTTTCAAAGTGCCACTCTATCCAATCGTACCAATCCTTTCGTGTATCCTCTGTGTCCTCTTAATGACACAACTGCAAATAACAACTTGGATTGTCTTTGTCATCTGGCTCGTTATCGGATTGGTGATTTACTTTAGTTACAGCTATCACCATAGTCAACAAAGAATGTAGGGTATCAAAAAAAGCGTAACACCCAATTGATTATTGAGGTGTTACGCTTTTTTTATGCGCATACTATATTGTATTAAACGTTCAAAAAATATACCTAAACTCAACAAATCAGCGGTTCCACCTGGGCTAAGATGTGCTTCAATTAACTCGGTATCTAATTGTCGTAATTTACGCTTAACTAGTAGCATATTATCTGTTTCTTGCAAAATGACGGTGGCTGCTTTTTGTACCATTTGCCAGCCGTCAATGCCACCACGATGAACAAGATTCATATCCTGAACCTCAGTCATCAACGTCAACATTAATATTAAGTGGCGATCATCTTCTGGAAGCATCCTATATTTTTGTAAGGTTGGTAAAGCAACATATTCAAGCGATGGATACCCAGCTTCCGCTTCACCACGAATCCCTGTAAATCCGTATTCTACATAAAGTTGCTCACCATAACTAAGCTGTACTTTACTTGCAATTTGACTAAAATCTCGACTAACAAGGCCTTTAGTCATATCACGAACAATCGCAAAGACGGGCTTAAAATTTAGGTTGACTAACTCAGACAACGTTAACGTCTGACTAGCACGTCCTATTGCACCTAAAATCAAAGCATAGGAAAAATTAGCCCCTTTATGCGTATTGATTTGGTTCGTTGCCAGTAACATCTGATTTTCGGCTTCTTGACCAATTTGTCGTAATGCCAAGAAAAGCTGCTGTTCAGAAGTGCTTTGATAACCGGCTTCGATATAAGCTACCAGATATACTTTTAAAGCAGCAATACTCTTTAAGAAAAGCGGATAATCCATATCGTCATGGGCGCCATTTGAATCTGGGTCAACTAATCCTGGCTTAGGTGCTAATTGCACTTCTGAAACTAATGATTGGTATGCAAGTATCGCAATCGCTTTTAAATCACTATTCAAGATGACGATGCCTCATTTCCTTAACTATAAAATCTAATGAATGATTCAAATGCTCATGGGTAATTAAGTTAATTTGGTTAATATCCTGATTCAACATACCACGATAAATTAACCAATGTTCTGCTAATGCTAAATCACACCTATCAGTGCTTCTAATACAAATATCTCGGAAATAAATTAAATATGCTTGTAACTCAACCGCAATTGTTTTTAACCGGTACATTTGACTCTTATCATAAATAAACTGATTGAATTCAGAAAACTTTTGTAAAACGGCCGTTACATCGCCTGCTTCATTCAAATGATTAGTTGCTAATAACAATTGATTTAACTGTTCAAACTCATCCGTTGTCATTAACCGCATTGCTTGACGTGTTGCTAACGCATCCAATTCTTTACGAATTGCATAAATTTCATAGGCATCCTTCACAGAAATCCCCTTAACAATAACACCAATGCCGGGTTTTCTAATCACTAAATCTTCATCGGCTAATCGTTTTAACGCATAGCGAATTGGTGTCCGGCTGATATTCATCATCTCTGAAAAGTATTTCTCATTAATTCGGACCCCGGCAGGAATATCTCCTAGAATAATCGTTTTCCGAAGAGCCTCATAGATTAATTCTTTGATGGGTCGATTTTGTGAGAGATCAAGATTCTTAGCGACTGCATTAACGATTTTATCCATGCCAATACATCCTTCTTATTTTTAGCCTCATTATATACTAAATTACTTAGCACTTGTTAACTACAAAAATAAAACGTCCATTTAAAATTCTGTCTCAAATTTGATTTCGATTTTTTGAACTGGTACATCATAGAAACGAT
This DNA window, taken from Latilactobacillus sakei, encodes the following:
- a CDS encoding amino acid permease; translation: MSKHSLFAKKKIDASQFKNGLLERNLTAVGLTAMGVGAVVGAGIFITPGIIAAKYAGPGAMLSYLLAAVVCALAALCYSEFASTIPLAGSAYTYVYTVFGELVAWILGWALVSEYLFAVASVAVSWSAYFQNLMAGFGLHLPTALSAAWEPGKPAGVNLIAGIVVLIVGFLLSNGMRESTRINTIMVGVKIAVIVIFLGVAIFYVKPANFHPFLPYGASGVLSGAALAFYAYIGFDAVSTASEEVINPQRDMPIGIIASLLIASLLYAAVATVLVGVVHYTKLNVGDPVAFALQLMHQNWVAGIISLGAVAGMTTVLLVMTYGGTRLIFAMSRDGLLPAVFAKINPKTHVPVANTWIFAVVTSVVAALVPLDKIAELVNIGTLFAFATVSLGVIFLRRIPNYNELPQGFKVPLYPIVPILSCILCVLLMTQLQITTWIVFVIWLVIGLVIYFSYSYHHSQQRM
- the citG gene encoding triphosphoribosyl-dephospho-CoA synthase CitG, producing MAILAYQSLVSEVQLAPKPGLVDPDSNGAHDDMDYPLFLKSIAALKVYLVAYIEAGYQSTSEQQLFLALRQIGQEAENQMLLATNQINTHKGANFSYALILGAIGRASQTLTLSELVNLNFKPVFAIVRDMTKGLVSRDFSQIASKVQLSYGEQLYVEYGFTGIRGEAEAGYPSLEYVALPTLQKYRMLPEDDRHLILMLTLMTEVQDMNLVHRGGIDGWQMVQKAATVILQETDNMLLVKRKLRQLDTELIEAHLSPGGTADLLSLGIFFERLIQYSMRIKKA
- a CDS encoding GntR family transcriptional regulator, which translates into the protein MDKIVNAVAKNLDLSQNRPIKELIYEALRKTIILGDIPAGVRINEKYFSEMMNISRTPIRYALKRLADEDLVIRKPGIGVIVKGISVKDAYEIYAIRKELDALATRQAMRLMTTDEFEQLNQLLLATNHLNEAGDVTAVLQKFSEFNQFIYDKSQMYRLKTIAVELQAYLIYFRDICIRSTDRCDLALAEHWLIYRGMLNQDINQINLITHEHLNHSLDFIVKEMRHRHLE